The following proteins are encoded in a genomic region of Microbulbifer sp. MKSA007:
- a CDS encoding GNAT family protein, which produces MNTPSDLALPPLTLHEICEEDALDVLEFESSNSTFFEKWVPARGPEHFEEESLKQVIRDLMADPDRFYLMRSEAGELVGRINLRKLGSEPLDTAELGYRVGEKYLGKGYAKAAVVAVADLVRAQGDLTELEAFAADNNPASSNVLRVCGFRWDKDGTKTVHLNGNPLTLHRFTLTL; this is translated from the coding sequence ATGAATACACCCAGCGACCTTGCCCTGCCGCCCCTCACCCTTCACGAAATCTGCGAGGAGGATGCTCTTGATGTTCTGGAGTTTGAGAGCAGCAACAGCACTTTCTTTGAAAAATGGGTACCAGCGCGCGGGCCAGAGCATTTTGAGGAAGAGTCTCTGAAGCAGGTCATTCGTGATCTGATGGCGGATCCGGACCGGTTTTATCTGATGCGTTCTGAGGCGGGTGAACTGGTGGGCCGCATCAACCTGCGCAAACTGGGTTCCGAGCCTTTGGACACGGCAGAATTGGGCTACCGCGTGGGCGAAAAATACCTCGGCAAAGGCTACGCCAAAGCCGCGGTTGTTGCCGTTGCGGATCTGGTGCGGGCGCAAGGGGATCTGACGGAGTTGGAAGCCTTTGCGGCGGACAACAATCCGGCCTCTTCCAACGTACTGCGGGTCTGTGGTTTCCGTTGGGATAAAGACGGAACCAAGACCGTCCACCTGAATGGCAACCCGTTGACATTGCACCGCTTTACTCTGACACTTTGA
- a CDS encoding FAD-dependent oxidoreductase encodes MSKSVVIYGGGVAGAVLATQLAKHANVQLVSPLDYFEVPMAMPRVAVQSDYAHQAVIPFHSFLTGVDFIHGKLERFTGETGHVVAADGSERAIKADISILATGSRYPSDLIRPIEGSTKERHAAFKSTHGAIEAAQKILLVGGGPVGIELAGEISESFPGKSITLVECSSEVLKGTSRKTANHAVKVLQQRGVKFMLGERVLSPEPSSSQKAEAGQAKLSSGAVVEYDLIIWCIGGKPNTDYMQQDLAHLLDARGYIAVEETFQMKGKNNVFALGDIAGIDEVKKALYVRGHVKTVAHNVQQLLKNPQARLKSYKPKTNDTMMLVTLGSEGGVADIPPVGTVKANWFARMAKAKTMLVPMYRKALGASAKA; translated from the coding sequence ATGTCCAAGTCAGTTGTGATTTATGGTGGTGGTGTTGCCGGTGCGGTCCTTGCCACGCAGCTTGCAAAACACGCGAACGTGCAGCTTGTGAGCCCGCTTGATTATTTTGAGGTGCCCATGGCGATGCCACGGGTGGCCGTGCAGTCAGACTATGCCCATCAGGCCGTCATCCCGTTTCACTCCTTTCTAACGGGCGTGGATTTCATTCACGGCAAACTGGAGCGCTTCACAGGAGAGACCGGACATGTGGTGGCAGCTGATGGGTCTGAACGCGCCATTAAGGCAGATATCTCCATTCTTGCCACTGGCAGTCGTTATCCCTCTGACCTGATCCGTCCGATCGAAGGCTCCACGAAAGAGCGGCATGCGGCGTTCAAATCAACCCACGGCGCAATTGAGGCTGCTCAGAAGATCCTGCTGGTTGGCGGTGGCCCGGTCGGGATTGAACTGGCCGGTGAAATCAGCGAGAGCTTTCCGGGCAAATCCATCACTCTGGTGGAATGCAGTAGTGAGGTGTTGAAGGGAACCTCCCGCAAAACGGCCAATCATGCGGTGAAGGTGCTGCAACAGCGCGGTGTCAAGTTCATGCTCGGCGAGCGGGTGCTTTCACCGGAGCCATCTTCCTCCCAAAAAGCAGAGGCCGGGCAGGCCAAGCTCTCCAGCGGGGCTGTGGTGGAGTATGACCTGATCATCTGGTGCATCGGTGGCAAACCCAACACGGACTACATGCAGCAGGATCTGGCTCATCTGTTGGACGCTCGTGGTTACATCGCCGTTGAAGAGACGTTCCAGATGAAGGGCAAGAACAACGTGTTCGCTCTTGGTGATATCGCCGGGATCGATGAGGTGAAGAAGGCGCTTTATGTGCGCGGACATGTGAAGACTGTGGCTCACAACGTGCAGCAATTGCTCAAGAACCCACAGGCGAGGCTGAAGAGCTACAAGCCGAAAACCAACGACACCATGATGCTGGTCACCCTTGGCAGCGAGGGCGGTGTTGCGGATATTCCGCCGGTTGGCACTGTAAAGGCAAACTGGTTTGCCCGCATGGCTAAGGCGAAGACCATGCTGGTCCCTATGTACCGCAAAGCGCTTGGCGCCTCCGCTAAGGCTTAG
- a CDS encoding endonuclease/exonuclease/phosphatase family protein produces MKIVSYNIQYGTGIDGKVDLERIAGELEGADIIGLQEVDRFWKRNGNVDQAAELADLLGGYRWVYGPGLDMDASFHDENGKLVNRRRQHGEMILSKYPIISTRTYPLPKMGSITRHAIQAALLEAVIDAPGGPLRVYNTHLFYWSPDFALVQAQFVKDRIKTAPSEGGAWCGGPGIDAHWLNDEPQPTMPTDCILLGDMNNGPGTPVYEVFTGPPSEEGGRVQTLDGFVDPWVWLGNEEMSGKTAHFDTRRIDHVFVGASLRHRIAGMWVDEDAKGSDHLPVWLELKDA; encoded by the coding sequence ATGAAGATAGTTAGCTACAACATTCAATACGGAACCGGCATCGACGGTAAAGTCGATCTGGAGAGAATTGCAGGAGAACTTGAAGGGGCCGACATCATCGGCCTGCAGGAAGTTGACCGCTTCTGGAAACGAAATGGCAATGTGGATCAGGCTGCGGAACTGGCCGATCTGCTGGGTGGATATCGCTGGGTCTATGGCCCGGGTCTTGATATGGACGCCTCGTTTCACGATGAAAACGGCAAGCTGGTCAACCGCCGCCGTCAGCATGGGGAAATGATCCTTTCCAAATACCCGATCATTTCCACCCGCACTTATCCTTTGCCCAAGATGGGCTCCATCACCCGTCATGCCATTCAGGCCGCTTTGTTGGAAGCTGTCATCGATGCGCCGGGAGGCCCGCTGCGGGTCTACAACACCCACCTGTTTTACTGGTCACCAGACTTTGCGCTGGTACAAGCACAGTTTGTGAAGGACCGCATCAAGACCGCTCCATCTGAGGGTGGCGCATGGTGTGGTGGTCCGGGCATCGATGCCCACTGGCTCAACGACGAACCGCAGCCAACCATGCCAACCGACTGCATTTTGCTGGGCGACATGAACAACGGTCCGGGCACGCCGGTCTATGAGGTGTTCACCGGCCCGCCATCAGAAGAAGGTGGCCGCGTGCAGACGCTGGATGGCTTTGTCGACCCGTGGGTGTGGCTGGGCAATGAGGAGATGAGTGGCAAGACCGCGCATTTTGACACCCGCCGCATTGACCATGTGTTTGTGGGCGCCTCTTTGCGCCACCGCATTGCAGGCATGTGGGTGGATGAAGACGCGAAAGGCTCTGACCATTTGCCGGTCTGGCTGGAACTGAAGGATGCCTGA
- the ugpC gene encoding sn-glycerol-3-phosphate ABC transporter ATP-binding protein UgpC → MAQVTLKNLEKSYGPTKVIHGIDLEIKDKEFVVFVGPSGCGKSTTLRMIAGLETISGGELVIGDRVVNDMPPRQRNISMVFQDYALYPHMTVAKNLGFSLKIAGVSQSEIEKRVADAAAILGLEPYLKRKPGQLSGGQRQRVAMGRAIVRHPDVYLFDEPLSNLDAKLRTQMRIEIKKLHQRVGNTIIYVTHDQVEAMTLADRIVIMRDGIIEQVGSPREVFEKPNNTFVATFIGSPPMNLIDAHVASSNGDPVLKLGDGSELSAPTRLRSTLEAGKAVKLGVRPEDISPEGNALPTAGEIAQLQLPVLLSEDLGSEATLFTELAGSPVQSIMYNPRTVHAGETLSFNMALDKCHVFDGETLRNLAA, encoded by the coding sequence ATGGCACAAGTTACTTTGAAAAATCTCGAAAAGTCCTACGGTCCAACCAAGGTCATTCATGGCATTGATCTGGAGATCAAAGACAAGGAATTTGTCGTTTTTGTTGGGCCGTCCGGCTGCGGAAAATCCACCACACTGCGCATGATCGCTGGCCTTGAAACGATTTCTGGCGGGGAGTTGGTCATTGGCGATCGGGTGGTCAACGATATGCCACCACGCCAGCGCAACATCTCCATGGTGTTTCAGGACTACGCGCTCTATCCGCATATGACGGTTGCCAAAAACCTTGGTTTCTCGCTGAAGATCGCCGGGGTTTCCCAGTCCGAGATTGAAAAGCGTGTGGCGGATGCGGCAGCTATTCTGGGGTTGGAGCCTTACCTGAAACGCAAGCCGGGCCAGCTTTCCGGTGGCCAGCGCCAGCGTGTTGCCATGGGCCGTGCCATCGTGCGCCACCCGGATGTGTACCTGTTTGACGAGCCGCTCTCCAATCTGGATGCCAAGCTGCGCACCCAGATGCGTATTGAGATCAAAAAGCTACACCAGCGTGTCGGCAACACCATCATCTACGTGACCCACGATCAGGTGGAAGCCATGACACTGGCGGACCGTATCGTGATTATGCGTGATGGCATCATTGAGCAAGTGGGCAGCCCGCGTGAGGTTTTTGAAAAGCCGAACAACACGTTCGTGGCGACCTTCATCGGGTCTCCGCCCATGAACCTGATTGATGCCCATGTGGCTAGCAGCAATGGCGATCCGGTGCTGAAGCTGGGTGACGGCAGTGAGCTGAGTGCGCCTACACGGCTGCGCAGCACATTGGAAGCGGGCAAAGCGGTGAAGCTGGGCGTGCGGCCAGAAGACATTTCGCCGGAAGGCAATGCCTTGCCGACAGCCGGCGAAATCGCACAACTGCAACTGCCTGTATTGCTCTCTGAAGACCTGGGCTCAGAGGCAACTTTGTTTACGGAGCTGGCAGGCTCTCCGGTTCAGTCCATCATGTATAATCCGCGCACAGTGCATGCTGGGGAAACGCTGAGCTTCAACATGGCCCTTGATAAATGCCATGTGTTTGATGGAGAGACCCTGCGCAATCTGGCAGCTTAA
- a CDS encoding NCS1 family transporter — MAQTQVMDETSRGQSRLMEPAILPVWLNQRAISNRGYIGLWISMAVIIATFQLGAGGVAGLPLPIVIATIFFANLLLGIVMAMTADIGTEHGISFAVYLRAPFGTVGTHIPSITRGIVAAIWFGIQTYLGALALNGIFSYLTGFDNWVVWYIGFAVLQVINTAMGIRAVERLAKIAAPAIMAISVWMYFTLDGLATASGKDIWSFAGDAEISIVALFVANMAFWSSLAVDIPNITRFLKVEAGTKSFFKRNKNVFLAQFIALPVVQSWIALIGAVSFIAAGDWNPITVIQGQGTGITLVVLLVMVVLAQWSTNTSANLIPAALTFVNAGAPWITYAMGLVLAAIVGTLAMPWLILDHLFTYLGLYGAMLASLGGIMICDYFVIRKRRLNVPELYEEEGQFKYIAGCNPAGLIAWAVGGALAIYAIDLSYFVGFFTAFALYWVLMKAWILPKFKQDELVHTDDEKYLATSINRNWVYLDGQGMVKMDCSSIPAHALSREDL; from the coding sequence ATGGCGCAAACCCAAGTTATGGATGAGACTTCGCGCGGCCAATCCCGCCTCATGGAGCCAGCCATCCTTCCCGTCTGGCTTAATCAACGTGCCATCTCCAATCGCGGTTACATTGGACTTTGGATCTCGATGGCGGTGATCATCGCAACCTTCCAGCTGGGTGCTGGCGGTGTGGCGGGTCTCCCTCTTCCAATCGTTATTGCAACAATCTTTTTCGCCAACCTGCTGCTTGGCATCGTCATGGCGATGACAGCAGACATCGGCACCGAGCACGGCATTTCCTTCGCTGTTTACCTGCGCGCGCCGTTTGGCACCGTGGGCACACACATTCCATCCATCACCCGCGGCATCGTGGCAGCCATCTGGTTCGGCATTCAAACCTACCTTGGCGCGCTGGCGCTGAACGGCATCTTCTCCTACCTCACCGGTTTTGATAACTGGGTGGTCTGGTACATCGGCTTTGCTGTGCTGCAGGTGATCAACACCGCCATGGGCATCCGCGCTGTTGAGCGTCTTGCGAAAATCGCAGCTCCGGCAATCATGGCGATCTCCGTCTGGATGTACTTCACCCTTGATGGTCTGGCCACAGCAAGCGGAAAAGACATCTGGTCCTTTGCAGGCGACGCAGAAATCTCCATCGTGGCTTTGTTTGTTGCCAACATGGCCTTCTGGTCTTCTCTGGCAGTCGACATTCCAAATATCACCCGCTTCCTGAAAGTTGAAGCTGGCACCAAGAGCTTCTTTAAGCGCAATAAGAACGTATTCCTCGCTCAGTTCATCGCCCTGCCAGTGGTGCAGAGCTGGATCGCGCTGATCGGTGCTGTCTCCTTCATCGCAGCAGGTGACTGGAACCCGATCACAGTTATTCAGGGTCAGGGCACCGGCATCACTCTGGTGGTTCTGCTGGTCATGGTCGTGCTGGCACAGTGGTCTACCAACACCAGTGCAAACCTGATCCCAGCAGCGCTGACCTTCGTGAACGCAGGCGCTCCATGGATCACCTACGCCATGGGTCTGGTTCTGGCAGCAATCGTCGGTACGCTGGCAATGCCATGGCTAATCCTTGATCACCTCTTCACATATCTCGGCCTTTACGGCGCCATGCTCGCCTCTCTGGGTGGCATCATGATCTGCGATTACTTTGTAATCCGCAAACGCCGCCTGAATGTGCCAGAGCTTTATGAGGAAGAAGGCCAGTTCAAATACATTGCAGGCTGCAATCCGGCTGGCCTGATTGCCTGGGCCGTGGGTGGTGCACTGGCGATCTACGCCATCGACCTTTCCTACTTCGTTGGCTTCTTCACCGCCTTTGCGCTCTACTGGGTGCTGATGAAGGCCTGGATCCTGCCGAAGTTCAAACAGGATGAACTGGTGCACACAGATGATGAGAAATATCTGGCAACCAGCATCAACCGCAACTGGGTATACTTGGACGGTCAGGGCATGGTGAAAATGGATTGCTCCAGCATTCCGGCCCACGCTCTTTCCCGCGAAGACCTCTAA
- a CDS encoding DUF3592 domain-containing protein, protein MTEYFELLAVGDRDAILLTAAGYFALMGVYSLIYMYRISKWPSVIGKLHEESVHGWGGGSDDGTNYRAKVLYSYSVDGVPYESDRINVWHVQVSYNLRALLKWQLRYIDHHDNLGVTVFYHPRKPHKAYLVAPGWKQMALVFILNFGSAALILSAL, encoded by the coding sequence ATGACTGAGTATTTTGAACTTCTTGCTGTAGGCGACCGTGATGCGATTTTACTGACAGCCGCCGGATACTTCGCACTGATGGGCGTGTACTCGTTGATTTACATGTACCGAATAAGCAAATGGCCAAGTGTCATCGGTAAACTGCATGAAGAATCGGTCCATGGCTGGGGTGGTGGTTCAGATGATGGAACCAACTACAGAGCGAAGGTGCTTTACAGCTACTCTGTTGATGGTGTGCCCTATGAAAGCGATAGGATTAACGTATGGCACGTCCAAGTATCCTATAATCTGCGCGCACTGTTGAAATGGCAACTCCGCTACATAGATCACCACGACAACTTAGGGGTAACAGTATTCTACCATCCCCGTAAGCCGCATAAGGCTTACCTGGTTGCTCCTGGCTGGAAGCAAATGGCACTGGTATTCATCCTGAATTTTGGTAGTGCAGCGCTTATCCTTTCGGCGTTGTAG
- a CDS encoding VOC family protein, which produces MLKFDHITVIAPTLRDGVKHVEDCLGLQVPFGVCHDYMGTHNHRLQLGGTLYLEVVALDPNCTAPNRARWFGLDDQKTVKAEWNAGRRLRGWVAGVESIDPVLTKHPNIFGEHVPLPQGDPEFAFSIAKDGSLPLEGAAPSLIDRYGVPENPSDIPDLGARLETFTLEHPEPETIKALYGDLAINFPIEVIYGPKIKYTAKIRTPKGLRELT; this is translated from the coding sequence ATGTTAAAATTTGACCATATCACGGTGATTGCGCCGACCTTAAGGGATGGCGTCAAGCACGTTGAAGACTGCCTAGGTCTTCAGGTTCCTTTTGGTGTTTGTCATGATTACATGGGAACACATAATCATCGCCTCCAGCTCGGTGGAACGCTTTATCTTGAAGTTGTTGCACTTGATCCAAACTGCACTGCTCCCAATCGTGCACGATGGTTTGGTCTGGATGATCAGAAGACCGTCAAAGCCGAGTGGAACGCTGGCCGGCGTTTAAGAGGCTGGGTTGCTGGCGTGGAATCCATCGATCCAGTCCTCACCAAACACCCTAACATTTTTGGAGAGCATGTTCCTCTGCCTCAGGGCGATCCTGAGTTTGCCTTTTCCATTGCCAAGGATGGAAGCCTGCCGCTGGAGGGCGCTGCGCCTTCTTTGATTGACCGCTATGGCGTGCCTGAAAACCCCTCAGACATTCCGGATCTGGGCGCGCGGCTTGAGACGTTTACTCTGGAGCATCCTGAACCTGAAACCATAAAGGCGCTCTATGGCGACCTCGCGATTAACTTTCCAATCGAAGTTATTTATGGCCCCAAAATCAAATACACAGCCAAGATCCGCACACCTAAAGGGTTGAGGGAGTTAACGTGA
- a CDS encoding MarR family winged helix-turn-helix transcriptional regulator — protein sequence MNDLPASMLVLFQFQEILGRIHKSYSEYADKLTPTETNMLLHLGTPVRMGKLADLLFCLPSNVTVLVDKFEKLGLLQRQRSEEDRRAIEVALTDKGQELRTQTIAHISQVIEEQSGLDQGDFEKILEVLKQKSIIAGSCGACPSADG from the coding sequence ATGAACGACTTACCAGCCAGCATGCTTGTGCTTTTCCAGTTTCAGGAAATTCTGGGCCGCATTCACAAATCCTACTCTGAGTATGCTGATAAGCTCACCCCCACAGAAACCAATATGCTACTGCACTTGGGCACGCCCGTGCGCATGGGAAAGCTGGCAGACCTACTGTTCTGCCTGCCCTCCAACGTGACTGTCTTGGTCGATAAGTTCGAGAAACTCGGGCTTTTGCAGCGCCAACGCTCGGAAGAAGACCGCCGCGCCATTGAGGTCGCGCTGACGGACAAAGGTCAGGAGCTGCGCACCCAAACAATCGCGCACATCTCACAGGTGATCGAAGAGCAATCCGGCCTTGATCAGGGAGACTTCGAGAAAATTCTGGAGGTGCTAAAGCAAAAGTCGATTATTGCCGGTTCCTGCGGGGCTTGCCCATCCGCTGACGGTTAG
- a CDS encoding YgjV family protein: MDPLVIQGFGLAAYAVNMVGFSTKRDQLFRGLLFVSCSLFCIHYVLMGAYVAGANLGINGVRSFVSLRFKGYTWFGIFAVIQTVMSVMVYEGLIDLLPWTASLMSGFALFCLSGIQMRVAMFSCALTWMVNALIVGSWGGSLNDITNATLLAITIYRMKSATEREAGQAAL, from the coding sequence ATGGATCCACTCGTCATACAGGGCTTTGGGCTGGCGGCCTATGCCGTCAACATGGTTGGTTTTTCCACCAAGCGCGATCAGCTGTTTCGCGGCCTGCTTTTTGTCAGCTGCTCCCTGTTCTGCATCCACTATGTGCTCATGGGCGCGTATGTGGCAGGCGCAAACCTTGGCATCAATGGTGTGCGGTCCTTCGTTTCCCTGCGCTTCAAAGGCTACACATGGTTTGGCATCTTTGCTGTCATCCAAACCGTCATGAGTGTGATGGTGTATGAAGGCCTCATTGACCTGCTGCCATGGACTGCCTCTCTCATGAGTGGCTTCGCGCTCTTCTGCCTCAGCGGAATCCAGATGCGCGTCGCCATGTTCTCCTGTGCGCTCACATGGATGGTCAACGCCCTGATCGTGGGATCCTGGGGTGGGTCACTCAACGACATCACCAATGCCACACTGCTGGCAATCACCATCTACCGTATGAAATCCGCAACTGAACGGGAGGCCGGGCAAGCCGCACTCTGA
- a CDS encoding isoprenylcysteine carboxylmethyltransferase family protein: MPDASLAALLFLGFIILQRLSELVIARSNTKRLLEEGAYEVGASHYPLIVSVHVAWIIALVVLGYDKPVSLPWLMVFAVLQVFRLWILLSMGRRWTTRIIVAKTPLVTKGPFAFVRHPNYLLVALEIFTAPMVLGLFPIAFLFSGFNGAILALRIRVEDEALTDLR, from the coding sequence ATGCCTGATGCTTCCTTAGCTGCCCTGCTGTTTCTGGGTTTCATCATCCTCCAGCGCCTCTCCGAGCTGGTCATCGCCCGCAGCAACACCAAACGCTTGCTGGAAGAAGGGGCCTATGAAGTCGGCGCCTCCCATTACCCGCTGATTGTCAGCGTGCATGTGGCGTGGATCATCGCGCTTGTTGTGCTGGGCTACGACAAACCGGTCTCCCTTCCGTGGCTGATGGTGTTCGCCGTCTTGCAGGTGTTCCGCCTCTGGATTCTGCTCAGCATGGGTCGTCGCTGGACCACGCGCATTATTGTGGCGAAAACGCCGCTGGTGACCAAGGGACCGTTTGCGTTTGTGCGTCATCCCAATTACTTGCTGGTGGCACTGGAGATCTTCACCGCCCCCATGGTGCTCGGCCTGTTCCCGATCGCCTTCCTGTTCTCCGGCTTTAATGGTGCCATCCTTGCCCTGCGAATTCGCGTGGAAGATGAGGCCCTTACAGATCTGCGGTAG
- a CDS encoding type III polyketide synthase, protein MVKAYKVDDACSGKKESRVGEPMPVYLTGLATAVPPYELPQTLVLDYARRILGPKFAQFERMAGTFLTAGVKTRYSFAPLEWFLEPQDWKTRNETYVRGATELFITAARKALLKAGLRADEIDTVVTVSSTGIATPTLEAQAWKQMGFRQDIMRVPVFGLGCAGGVSGLSIAQQLAQAKPGSNVLMVALEGCTLSFRSDRLTKADIIATVLFGDGAAAACLSTSKPEGAKPVFQLGAGHQEMWPDTLNIMGWNVEEHGLGVVFDRSIPDFATEHFRDVTERSLTALSMERTGVDRFVCHPGGAKVVQALEGALDLPTGILDVEREILQEFGNMSAPTVLFVLERVLERAAQGNMVMCALGPGFTASFQPVTIVPSEAGGHRDATDFSKPEGVINA, encoded by the coding sequence TTGGTCAAGGCCTATAAAGTTGATGATGCATGTTCTGGCAAGAAAGAAAGCAGGGTTGGAGAGCCGATGCCCGTTTACCTGACCGGCCTTGCGACAGCGGTGCCGCCCTATGAATTACCCCAGACTCTGGTGCTGGACTACGCACGCCGGATTCTTGGGCCAAAGTTTGCGCAGTTCGAGCGCATGGCTGGCACGTTTCTGACCGCCGGTGTCAAAACCCGATACTCCTTTGCGCCACTGGAATGGTTTCTGGAACCTCAGGACTGGAAGACCAGAAACGAAACCTATGTGCGCGGCGCAACGGAGCTGTTCATCACCGCCGCCCGCAAAGCGCTGCTTAAAGCGGGGTTGCGTGCGGATGAGATCGATACAGTCGTGACCGTCTCTTCCACCGGGATCGCAACGCCAACGCTGGAAGCGCAGGCCTGGAAGCAGATGGGCTTCCGGCAGGACATCATGCGCGTGCCAGTGTTCGGGCTGGGGTGTGCCGGAGGCGTTTCCGGCCTCTCCATCGCACAGCAGCTGGCGCAGGCGAAACCAGGCAGCAACGTGCTCATGGTCGCTCTGGAAGGCTGTACGCTCTCCTTCCGCAGTGACCGGCTCACCAAGGCCGATATTATCGCCACCGTACTGTTTGGTGATGGCGCAGCCGCCGCCTGCCTTTCCACCAGCAAGCCAGAAGGGGCTAAACCAGTGTTTCAGCTGGGGGCAGGCCATCAGGAGATGTGGCCGGATACGCTCAACATCATGGGCTGGAACGTGGAAGAACACGGCCTCGGCGTTGTGTTCGACCGCTCCATTCCCGACTTTGCCACAGAGCACTTCCGCGATGTAACAGAGCGCAGTCTCACTGCCCTTTCCATGGAAAGGACTGGCGTCGACCGCTTTGTCTGCCATCCAGGCGGCGCGAAGGTGGTGCAGGCGCTGGAAGGCGCGTTGGATCTGCCCACCGGCATTCTGGATGTGGAGCGCGAGATCCTGCAGGAGTTCGGCAACATGTCCGCCCCAACTGTGCTGTTTGTGCTGGAGCGGGTTCTGGAGCGTGCCGCGCAGGGCAACATGGTCATGTGCGCCCTTGGCCCCGGTTTCACAGCCTCATTCCAACCGGTCACCATTGTTCCGTCAGAAGCTGGCGGGCACCGGGACGCAACTGATTTTTCAAAACCAGAGGGGGTGATCAATGCCTGA
- a CDS encoding aldehyde dehydrogenase (NADP(+)), whose product MLTGCHLIAGEWVDNAQKFESSPFSGPAQSYACGTTELVDRAVKAAEDAFMTFGWTTRAERAKFLRAVADEIDARGAEITEVGCAETGLPEMRLNGERGRTVGQLRLFADHIEKGEYLDLTHDEAMPDRAPLPRPDLRLSQRPVGPVAVFGASNFPLAFSTAGGDTASALAAGCPVVVKGHEAHPGTAEIVAQAIDAAIKSCGMHPGVFSLVQGGSREVGTALVQHPLIKAVGFTGSLAGGRALFDLCASRPEPIPFFGELGSVNPNFIFPNALANRGDAIAAGWAGSLCMGAGQFCTNPGVVLLVEGAEADAFIAKAQEALGATGEQPMLTDGIAAAYRSGAEKIAGEASVEELVGTACATRGAKPYMFVTDAENWLGNKELQEEVFGPLGIVVKLKSIDQMQDVARTIEGQLTCTIHIDAADHAEARKLMPLLERKAGRVLANGFPTGVEVCDAMVHGGPYPASTNFGATSVGTMAIRRFLRPVCYQDMPLELVPGFEMEEMA is encoded by the coding sequence ATGCTAACAGGTTGCCATCTCATCGCCGGAGAATGGGTCGATAACGCCCAGAAATTCGAGTCATCCCCGTTCTCGGGTCCTGCCCAAAGCTATGCCTGCGGCACCACTGAGCTGGTTGACCGCGCCGTAAAGGCTGCCGAAGACGCCTTCATGACCTTCGGCTGGACCACCCGCGCAGAGCGCGCCAAGTTCCTGCGCGCTGTGGCGGACGAGATCGACGCGCGCGGCGCAGAAATCACCGAAGTGGGCTGCGCTGAAACCGGCCTGCCGGAAATGCGCCTCAACGGTGAGCGTGGCCGCACCGTTGGCCAGCTGCGCCTGTTCGCCGACCATATTGAAAAAGGTGAATATCTGGACCTAACACACGATGAGGCCATGCCAGATCGTGCGCCTCTGCCGCGACCTGACCTGCGCCTCAGCCAGCGTCCGGTTGGTCCTGTGGCTGTATTCGGTGCCTCCAACTTCCCGCTGGCGTTCTCCACTGCAGGCGGCGATACGGCCTCAGCGCTGGCAGCGGGCTGTCCGGTGGTCGTGAAGGGCCATGAGGCTCATCCGGGCACGGCTGAGATCGTGGCACAAGCCATTGACGCAGCGATCAAATCCTGTGGCATGCATCCAGGTGTATTCTCACTGGTGCAAGGCGGTAGCCGTGAGGTTGGCACCGCCCTTGTGCAGCACCCGCTGATCAAAGCCGTTGGCTTTACCGGTTCTCTGGCCGGTGGCCGCGCACTGTTTGATCTGTGCGCCTCCCGCCCTGAGCCGATCCCGTTCTTTGGCGAGCTGGGCTCGGTCAATCCAAACTTCATCTTCCCGAATGCCCTCGCCAATCGCGGTGATGCCATCGCGGCCGGTTGGGCTGGTTCCCTGTGCATGGGCGCAGGCCAGTTCTGCACCAATCCGGGTGTGGTTCTGCTGGTGGAAGGCGCTGAGGCAGATGCCTTCATCGCTAAGGCTCAGGAAGCTCTGGGCGCTACCGGCGAGCAGCCAATGCTGACAGATGGCATCGCAGCGGCTTACCGCTCCGGCGCTGAAAAGATCGCTGGCGAAGCGAGTGTTGAGGAGCTGGTGGGCACAGCCTGCGCAACCCGTGGCGCCAAACCATATATGTTCGTGACTGATGCTGAAAACTGGCTCGGCAACAAAGAGCTTCAGGAAGAAGTGTTCGGCCCGCTCGGCATTGTCGTCAAGCTGAAGAGCATCGATCAGATGCAGGATGTGGCGCGCACCATTGAAGGCCAGCTGACCTGCACCATCCACATTGATGCTGCAGACCATGCAGAAGCCCGCAAGCTGATGCCATTGCTGGAGCGCAAAGCAGGCCGCGTGCTGGCAAACGGCTTCCCGACCGGCGTGGAAGTGTGTGATGCCATGGTTCACGGTGGGCCTTACCCGGCCTCCACCAACTTCGGCGCAACTTCAGTCGGCACCATGGCAATCCGCCGCTTCCTGCGTCCGGTTTGCTATCAGGATATGCCGCTGGAGCTGGTTCCGGGTTTTGAAATGGAAGAAATGGCGTAG